Proteins encoded in a region of the Montipora foliosa isolate CH-2021 unplaced genomic scaffold, ASM3666993v2 scaffold_423, whole genome shotgun sequence genome:
- the LOC137988629 gene encoding uncharacterized protein, with amino-acid sequence MAEYRFRQPKSVEDEERCVLNAIPKSTRYKNKWAARIFEEWGKARFPKVATLEPGGLFKEYDLHKVQSLEIPLLQMDALSVNYWLTKFVQEVAKPSKERYPPKTIYQIVCGLRRFMEENNEKLDFNPLDASDKRFSIFRRVLDAEMKEGTRLGIALANKKEEKQPVNEEDEMKFWTMGLLGKNSAKSLLNVVYFYNGKLFGLRASEHRNICLNNFEIGENYIRFEENVSKTYHGGLLDLKYEPRVVKHVCHEVGQKHYPCLVDMYRLYIGLVEIFGKGRGAFYFKPNAKKFSFDKCPVGINTLNEILPDMCKAAGLSRKTAHCLRVTCASTLFNAGVDSKLIRDRTGHRSDALLKYEKAEEKVISHVSAILGPNPYTGKVDSEQETDVTKKKEFNFNLEKRVLQIKKICIRVSGQVDEFRNPMKTELKTRPCLKAVFSTRFSLDF; translated from the exons ATGGCAGAATACCGATTTCGACAACCGAAATCCGTTGAGGATGAGGAAAGGTGTGTCTTAAATGCTATTCCAAAGTCGACgcgatacaaaaacaaatgggcgGCTCGTATTTTTGAAGAGTGGGGAAAAGCCCGATTTCCGAAAGTAGCAACGCTGGAACCAGGTGGTCTTTTTAAAGAATATGATCTGCACAAAGTTCAGTCGTTGGAAATTCCTTTACTTCAAATGGATGCTTTAAGCGTTAATTATTGGCTGACGAAGTTTGTGCAAGAAGTTGCGAAACCTTCAAAGGAAAGATATCCACCCAAAACGATATACCAGATTGTTTGTGGATTACGTCGCTTTATGGAGgagaacaatgaaaagttgGATTTTAATCCTCTCGATGCTTCGGATAAAAG GTTTTCTATCTTTCGCCGCGTTCTTGATGCAGAAATGAAAGAGGGCACAAGATTAGGGATTGCATTAGcgaacaagaaagaagaaaagcagCCTGTGAATGAAGAAGACGAAATGAAATTTTGGACAATGGGATTATTAGGAAAGAATTCAGCTAAGtctttgttaaatgttgtaTATTTTTATAACGGAAAGTTATTTGGCTTACGTGCTAGTGAGCACAGGAATATTTGCTTAAACAATTTTGAAATTGGCGAGAACTATATTCGTTTTGAGGAGAATGTGTCTAAGACGTATCACGGGGGTTTGCTGGATCTGAAGTATGAGCCACGTGTTGTAAAACATGTGTGTCATGAAGTGGGCCAGAAGCATTACCCCTGTCTCGTTGATATGTATCGTTTGTATATTGGTCTTGTTGAGATTTTTGGCAAAGGCAGGGGAGCTTTCTATTTTAAGCCAAATGCGAAAAAATTCTCGTTCGATAAATGTCCTGTGGGTATAAACACTTTGAACGAAATTTTGCCAGATATGTGTAAGGCCGCAGGACTGAGCCGAAAAACCGCCCATTGTCTACGTGTAACGTGTGCGTCGACATTGTTTAATGCAGGGGTTGACAGCAAATTAATACGCGATAGAACTGGCCACAGATCGGATGCTTTACTGAAGTATGAGAAAGCGGAGGAGAAAGTCATTTCACATGTTAGTGCTATTTTGGGTCCGAATCCGTATACAGGCAAGGTTGACTCGGAGCAAGAGACAGATGTAACTAAGAAAAAAGAGTTCAATTTCAATTTAGAGAAAAGAGTTCTTCAG attaagaaaatttgcatccgtgtttctggtcaggtggatgagtttagaaatccaatgaaaaccgagttgaaaacacggccgTGCTTGAAagccgtgttttcaactcggttttcattggatttctaa
- the LOC137988630 gene encoding zinc finger MYM-type protein 2-like — MAEYRFRQPKSVEDEERCVLNAIPKSTRYKNKWAARIFEEWGKARFPKVATLEPGGLFKEYDLHKVQSLEIPLLQMDALSVNYWLTKFVQEVAKPSKERYPPKTIYQIVCGLRRFMEENNEKLDFNPLDASDKRFSIFRRVLDAEMKEGTRLGIALANKKEEKQPVNEEDEMKFWTMGLLGKNSAKSLLNVVYFYNGKLFGLRASEHRNICLNNFEIGENYIRFEENVSKTYHGGLLDLKYEPRVVKHIKKICIRVSGQVDEFRNPMKTELKTRPCLKAVFSTRFSLDF, encoded by the exons ATGGCAGAATACCGATTTCGACAACCGAAATCCGTTGAGGATGAGGAAAGGTGTGTCTTAAATGCTATTCCAAAGTCGACgcgatacaaaaacaaatgggcgGCTCGTATTTTTGAAGAGTGGGGAAAAGCCCGATTTCCGAAAGTAGCAACGCTGGAACCAGGTGGTCTTTTTAAAGAATATGATCTGCACAAAGTTCAGTCGTTGGAAATTCCTTTACTTCAAATGGATGCTTTAAGCGTTAATTATTGGCTGACGAAGTTTGTGCAAGAAGTTGCGAAACCTTCAAAGGAAAGATATCCACCCAAAACGATATACCAGATTGTTTGTGGATTACGTCGCTTTATGGAGgagaacaatgaaaagttgGATTTTAATCCTCTCGATGCTTCGGATAAAAG GTTTTCTATCTTTCGCCGCGTTCTTGATGCAGAAATGAAAGAGGGCACAAGATTAGGGATTGCATTAGcgaacaagaaagaagaaaagcagCCTGTGAATGAAGAAGACGAAATGAAATTTTGGACAATGGGATTATTAGGAAAGAATTCAGCTAAGtctttgttaaatgttgtaTATTTTTATAACGGAAAGTTATTTGGCTTACGTGCTAGTGAGCACAGGAATATTTGCTTAAACAATTTTGAAATTGGCGAGAACTATATTCGTTTTGAGGAGAATGTGTCTAAGACGTATCACGGGGGTTTGCTGGATCTGAAGTATGAGCCACGTGTTGTAAAACAT attaagaaaatttgcatccgtgtttctggtcaggtggatgagtttagaaatccaatgaaaaccgagttgaaaacacggccgTGCTTGAAagccgtgttttcaactcggttttcattggatttctaa